The following nucleotide sequence is from Salvia miltiorrhiza cultivar Shanhuang (shh) chromosome 7, IMPLAD_Smil_shh, whole genome shotgun sequence.
CGCTCCGATTAACCTCGAGGTCGCTCAAGTTCTCAAAACTGCAGAGCCGCAATATCTCCTCGACGGCGCCGGCCTCCTCCTCGGCGGCGGAGAAAGGGCATCCCAGGAACTCGGAGAGGCGCCGCAGCTGAGCCTTGGGGCGCTCCTTCATCTCCTCGAACCTCACGAACATCACCCTGCCGGAATCCTCCTTGCAAAGATTCCAATAGTGAAGCGCGTGGTCCCAACACGGCCCGAACAAGCTCACGCCGCGTAGAAACATGTCTACAACATCGGCCATGGAGTTGGGCGGAGAGTGGAGCGGCTTGAGGCCGTTGGTGAAGTGCCAGAGCGAGACGAAAATGTCCTTAGGGTTCCGGCAGAGGTAGACGATCTTGCATGCATGGCTCCTCCCGACGGATTCCGGCAGGGATAGGAGCGGGAGGTGCGTGGAGAAGAGGCGCGGCGAGGGGGAGGAGGAGAGGTCGGGGATCCGGCCGTCGACATAGTGGTTGATCTCGAGGAAGGGGACGAGGTCGTGGGGGTTGGAGGCGGTGAGGGG
It contains:
- the LOC130995958 gene encoding cytosolic sulfotransferase 12-like codes for the protein MQIKPKMPSETSPATPEYLQQEESVGEEVKELISRLPKEKGWLTAHLYQYQGFWYPVRHLAGVLACQKHFLSEDNDIFLVSTPKSGTTWLKAIVFALVNRSRFPTKPHPLTASNPHDLVPFLEINHYVDGRIPDLSSSPSPRLFSTHLPLLSLPESVGRSHACKIVYLCRNPKDIFVSLWHFTNGLKPLHSPPNSMADVVDMFLRGVSLFGPCWDHALHYWNLCKEDSGRVMFVRFEEMKERPKAQLRRLSEFLGCPFSAAEEEAGAVEEILRLCSFENLSDLEVNRSGRLSSGEENRVFFRRGVVGDWRNYLDDETAARFDRIAEEKFRGSGLVL